From Apium graveolens cultivar Ventura chromosome 9, ASM990537v1, whole genome shotgun sequence, the proteins below share one genomic window:
- the LOC141682741 gene encoding F-box protein At3g07870-like — protein MESKRNVKKATITCIHESIIIHILCFLPAEIVTRCRSVCKNWATLISSPCFAEAYATSGTAPLQFLLHGTVSSTFKRAHLAFAHLAESSRDSNAPRYDCPGRVAESVLPDNFGTEYSHITICSVCNFTGFVVAYVHGDKFWRRNEPYHIFNPTTRQHIVVKKYEKFWCWTHCALLFAHKTKKLKLLYFFSDTVGKIQTIGTGLWRTVTTDSLSSSVRFSGLSFPCFLNGIYHWYSSCHVMICFNAETEVFHQIPAPKCVESQDISKLGVLDGCLCVCTKGTDKSFEFLVMNEYGVAESWTKKFVIANDGDVHTRIKRIVEPLNFLKNGEIVVQCRDNNLICYNPSSGNSKLITDHDKVHCHLNNSPIAYVPSFRRIRLEKFRWTQKQRVYGVLQVLKILLK, from the exons TCTGTGTTTTCTTCCCGCAGAAATCGTGACAAGATGTCGCTCCGTCTGCAAAAACTGGGCCACTTTAATCTCCTCACCTTGTTTTGCAGAAGCGTATGCTACAAGTGGAACCGCACCTCTTCAGTTTTTGCTTCATGGGACAGTTAGCAGTACTTTCAAACGTGCACACTTGGCTTTTGCTCATCTTGCAGAATCTTCTCGCGATTCCAATGCTCCTCGTTATGATTGTCCAGGACGTGTTGCTGAATCGGTATTACCTGATAATTTTGGCACCGAATATTCTCATATTACAATATGCAGTGTTTGTAATTTTACAGGTTTCGTAGTGGCTTATGTTCATGGAGATAAATTTTGGCGGCGCAACGAACCGTACCACATATTCAATCCCACAACCAGGCAGCACATTGTTGTAAAAAAATATGAAAAGTTTTGGTGCTGGACACATTGTGCTTTACTATTTGCTCACAAAACCAAAAAACTTAAGCTGTTATATTTTTTTAGTGATACTGTAGGAAAGATACAAACAATCGGCACAGGTTTATGGAGGACCGTTACGACTGATTCGTTATCTTCCAGTGTTCGATTTAGCGGTTTGAGTTTTCCTTGCTTCTTGAATGGAATTTATCACTGGTACAGTTCTTGTCATGTTATGATTTGTTTTAACGCGGAAACAGAGGTTTTCCACCAAATCCCAGCTCCAAAATGTGTAGAATCTCAAGATATTTCAAAACTTGGAGTTCTAGATGGCTGTCTCTGTGTCTGTACAAAAGGTACTGACAAATCATTTGAGTTCTTGGTAATGAATGAATACGGTGTTGCAGAATCATGGACGAAGAAGTTTGTGATTGCTAATGATGGCGATGTTCATACGCGGATAAAACGGATTGTGGAGCCtttaaattttctgaaaaatggCGAAATTGTGGTTCAATGTCGTGACAATAATCTCATATGCTATAATCCCAGTAGCGGTAATAGTAAGCTGATAACAGACCATGATAAGGTTCATTGTCATCTCAATAATTCGCCAATTGCTTATGTTCCGAGTTTTAGAAGAATAAG ATTAGAGAAATTCAGGTGGACACAAAAACAACGTGTATATGGTGTCCTGCAGGTGCTGAAGATTTTACTCAAATGA
- the LOC141686650 gene encoding DNA-directed RNA polymerase III subunit 2-like has protein sequence MVFGPNQDAIDKQFLAAPVKSAVDKYQLLPEFLKVRGLVKQHLDSFNYFVTTGLKKIVHANHEIRSRVDNNVFLRYTNVRVGEPCMIVNSVLEQLSPHRCRLSDFTYAAPVYVDVKYVVISNGVKNVVSKSDVVVGKLPVMLRSCCCVLHGKDEEELARLGECPLDPGGYFIVKGTEKVILIQEQLMKNRIIIDTDGKGCVQASVMSSTEVRKSKTVIVMNKERIYLDMNQFDGKMPIMVVMKAMGMESDQEVVQMLGRDPQYGALLMPSIEECASHCVYTQQEALAYLERKVKLRFYSSAVEKESRAMVILRDVFIANIPVRENNFRLKCLYVAVMLRRMMEAIINKDAMDDKDYVGNKRFELSGQSLSLLFEDLFKTLNEEAVKEADVVLSKPSIPRFDFSTYIMKGNKLISGGLERALSTGNWDVKRFRMNRKGMTQVVARLSFIGTLGIMTRIQPQFEKSRKVSGPRALQPSQWGMLCPCDTPEGEACGLVKNLALTTHVTTDQEEGPIIYLCHFLGVEDLELLSGEELHAPNSYLIILNGFIIGKHRRPKRFAQSMRKLRRAGKIGEFISIFINEKQHCVYIASDGGRVCRPLVIADRGVSRIKDRHMKELKDGMRNFESFVREGLIEYLDVNEENNALIALYEGEATTETTHVEIEPFTILGVCAGLIPFPHHNQSPRNTYQCAMGKQAMGNIAYNQLCRMDTLLYLLVYPQRPLLTTRTIELVGYDKLGAGQNATVAVMSYSGYDIEDAIVMNKSSLDRGFGRCIVMKKFTALHQKYNNNTSDRIIRPQRDGKNADKMQILDEDGLASPGEIIRPRDIYIYKQSPQDTKNIIKDPIPDRFYKDSWQTYKGIEGETAVVDRVALSTDRNDNLSISFMIRQTRRPEVGDKFSSRHGQKGVCGTIVQQEDFPFSERGICPDLIMNPHGFPSRMTVGKMIELLGSKAGVSCGKFHYGSAFGEPSGHADKVETISETLVKHGFSYTGKDFLYSGITGTPLQAYIFMGPIYYQKLKHMVMDKMHARGKGPMVMLTRQPTQGITRNGGLRVGEMERDCLIAYGASMLIHERLMISSDPFEVQVCRKCGLLGYYNFKLKAAICSSCKDGENVSTLKLPYSCKLLFQELQSMNIVPRFQLTED, from the coding sequence ATGGTATTCGGACCAAACCAGGATGCAATTGACAAGCAGTTTCTTGCAGCACCTGTTAAATCTGCTGTTGACAAGTACCAACTTCTTCCTGAGTTTCTTAAAGTCAGAGGTTTAGTTAAACAACATCTTGACTCTTTTAATTATTTTGTCACTACAGGACTTAAAAAGATTGTGCATGCAAATCATGAGATTAGGTCTAGGGTTGATAATAATGTTTTTCTTAGATATACTAATGTTCGTGTTGGTGAGCCTTGTATGATTGTTAATAGTGTGTTGGAACAGCTTAGTCCTCATAGATGTCGTTTATCGGATTTTACGTATGCTGCTCCTGTTTATGTTGATGTTAAGTATGTTGTTATTAGTAATGGTGTGAAGAATGTGGTGAGTAAGAGTGATGTGGTTGTTGGGAAGTTGCCTGTTATGTTGAGGAGTTGTTGTTGTGTTTTGCATGGGAAGGATGAGGAGGAATTGGCGAGGCTTGGTGAGTGTCCGCTTGATCCGGGAGGATATTTTATTGTTAAGGGGACGGAGAAGGTGATTTTGATTCAGGAGCAGCTTATGAAGAATAGGATTATTATTGATACGGATGGGAAAGGGTGTGTTCAGGCTTCGGTTATGAGTAGTACGGAGGTGAGGAAAAGTAAGACGGTTATTGTGATGAATAAAGAGAGGATTTATTTGGATATGAATCAGTTTGATGGGAAGATGCCTATTATGGTGGTTATGAAAGCTATGGGTATGGAGAGTGATCAAGAGGTTGTGCAGATGCTTGGAAGAGATCCTCAATATGGTGCATTACTTATGCCTTCTATTGAGGAATGTGCAAGCCATTGTGTGTACACACAGCAGGAGGCTCTTGCGTATCTTGAGAGAAAGGTTAAGTTACGGTTCTATAGTTCTGCAGTTGAGAAGGAAAGTCGAGCTATGGTTATACTTCGTGATGTATTTATTGCTAACATTCCAGTACGTGAAAACAATTTTCGGTTAAAGTGTTTGTATGTGGCAGTCATGTTGAGACGCATGATGGAAGCAATTATAAACAAGGATGCTATGGATGACAAGGATTATGTAGGGAACAAGCGATTTGAGCTTTCAGGGCAATCATTATCATTACTCTTTGAGGATTTGTTCAAGACACTGAATGAAGAAGCCGTGAAGGAAGCAGATGTTGTCCTCTCAAAGCCAAGTATACCTCGTTTTGATTTTTCTACTTACATTATGAAAGGTAATAAATTAATCTCAGGTGGTTTAGAGCGAGCCCTTTCTACCGGGAACTGGGATGTCAAAAGATTTAGGATGAACCGGAAAGGCATGACGCAGGTTGTTGCTAGACTTTCTTTTATAGGAACATTAGGAATAATGACAAGAATCCAACCACAGTTTGAGAAGTCTAGGAAAGTTAGCGGACCTAGAGCCTTACAACCTAGCCAGTGGGGAATGCTCTGCCCTTGTGACACTCCAGAAGGTGAGGCATGCGGTTTAGTAAAGAACTTGGCTCTGACAACTCATGTCACAACTGACCAAGAGGAAGGCCCTATTATTTATCTGTGCCACTTTTTGGGTGTTGAAGATCTGGAATTACTCTCTGGAGAAGAACTTCATGCACCAAATTCTTACCTGATTATATTAAATGGGTTCATTATAGGAAAGCATAGGCGGCCGAAGCGATTTGCACAATCAATGAGAAAGCTGCGAAGAGCTGGTAAAATTGGCGAGTTCATTAGCATTTTCATAAATGAGAAGCAGCATTGTGTTTACATCGCTTCAGATGGTGGCCGAGTATGCCGACCTCTTGTAATTGCTGATAGAGGTGTATCAAGAATCAAGGATCGCCACATGAAAGAGTTGAAGGACGGCATGAGGAATTTTGAAAGTTTTGTACGAGAAGGGTTGATAGAGTATCTTGATGTTAACGAGGAAAACAATGCATTGATTGCTCTATACGAAGGAGAGGCTACAACAGAGACAACACACGTAGAAATTGAGCCTTTTACGATACTAGGTGTTTGTGCTGGATTAATTCCTTTTCCTCATCACAACCAGTCACCTAGAAACACCTATCAGTGTGCAATGGGAAAGCAAGCAATGGGAAATATCGCTTATAACCAGCTTTGTCGAATGGACACACTACTATATCTATTAGTGTATCCACAACGACCATTGCTGACAACACGGACAATTGAGCTGGTTGGATATGACAAACTTGGAGCTGGGCAAAATGCAACTGTTGCAGTCATGAGTTATAGTGGCTATGACATTGAGGATGCAATAGTAATGAACAAATCATCACTTGATCGTGGTTTTGGTCGTTGTATTGTAATGAAGAAGTTTACAGCTCTGCAccaaaaatataataataatacgtCAGATAGAATAATTCGACCACAAAGAGACGGAAAAAATGCAGATAAGATGCAGATTTTGGATGAAGATGGACTTGCTTCCCCTGGAGAAATCATTAGACCGCGTGATATTTATATCTATAAGCAGTCTCCGCAAGATACGAAAAATATAATCAAAGATCCCATACCAGATAGGTTTTACAAAGATAGTTGGCAAACATATAAGGGTATTGAAGGGGAGACTGCTGTTGTGGATAGAGTAGCTCTTTCAACAGACAGGAATGACAACTTAAGTATCTCGTTTATGATACGTCAAACTCGTAGACCTGAGGTTGGTGACAAATTTAGTAGCAGACATGGCCAAAAAGGAGTTTGCGGTACCATTGTCCAACAGGAAGATTTTCCATTTTCTGAACGAGGGATTTGCCCTGATTTGATCATGAACCCTCATGGATTTCCAAGTCGAATGACTGTCGGTAAGATGATAGAGCTACTTGGGAGTAAAGCCGGAGTTTCATGTGGCAAGTTTCATTATGGCAGCGCCTTTGGGGAGCCTAGCGGTCATGCAGACAAAGTTGAAACCATAAGCGAAACACTTGTAAAGCATGGTTTTAGCTACACAGGGAAAGATTTTTTATATTCAGGTATAACAGGTACGCCACTACAAGCTTATATCTTCATGGGACCAATTTACTATCAAAAGTTGAAACACATGGTCATGGATAAAATGCATGCTCGAGGTAAGGGGCCAATGGTCATGTTGACTCGCCAGCCAACTCAAGGGATAACCCGAAATGGAGGACTGCGTGTGGGGGAAATGGAACGTGATTGCTTGATTGCATATGGTGCTAGTATGTTGATTCATGAGCGCTTGATGATATCCAGCGATCCTTTCGAGGTTCAGGTTTGTAGGAAGTGTGGTTTGCTAGGATATTACAACTTTAAGCTCAAAGCAGCAATTTGCTCTTCATGCAAGGATGGGGAAAATGTTTCCACTCTGAAGCTTCCGTATTCATGCAAGCTTTTATTCCAGGAACTACAATCTATGAATATTGTTCCTCGCTTTCAATTGACAGAGGATTGA